The following proteins come from a genomic window of Elusimicrobiota bacterium:
- a CDS encoding sulfate adenylyltransferase subunit 2, with product MDHLDQLEQQSVYIFREAFRHFERLCMLWSVGKDSTVLLWLARKAFFGHAPFPLVHIDTSYKLPEMIAYRDRLAKEYKLTMIVGQNTEALAAGKTFPLTESLPEGHPDKVSRLQCCGLLKKDALANTLSGAWPRKRLNLTSGVYETDPDKEPFHGVIVGARADEEGSRSKERYFSPRDKNNAWDVGEQPPEFWNQFKTDYAPGTHVRIHPLLDWTELHIWEYIKREKIPTVSLYYDRGAGTRYRSLGCAPCQAPIPSKAKNVDDIIAELKSGKLKNIAERSGRLQDGKHGLEELRREGYM from the coding sequence ATGGACCATCTGGACCAACTGGAACAGCAAAGCGTGTATATTTTCCGAGAGGCCTTCCGGCATTTCGAGCGCCTCTGCATGCTCTGGTCCGTCGGCAAAGATTCCACGGTCCTCCTCTGGCTCGCCCGCAAGGCCTTCTTCGGGCACGCGCCCTTCCCGCTGGTCCACATCGACACGAGTTACAAACTGCCCGAAATGATCGCCTACCGCGACCGCCTGGCCAAGGAATACAAGCTCACCATGATCGTCGGACAGAACACCGAGGCCCTGGCCGCGGGAAAAACCTTTCCTTTGACCGAATCGCTCCCGGAGGGCCACCCGGACAAGGTGTCCCGACTGCAATGCTGCGGGCTGTTGAAGAAAGACGCCCTCGCCAACACGCTGAGCGGCGCGTGGCCCCGGAAGCGTCTTAATTTGACCAGCGGGGTTTACGAAACCGACCCGGACAAGGAACCTTTCCACGGGGTGATCGTGGGGGCCCGGGCCGACGAAGAGGGGAGCCGGTCGAAGGAACGCTATTTCTCGCCCCGGGACAAAAACAACGCCTGGGACGTCGGCGAACAGCCGCCCGAGTTTTGGAACCAGTTCAAAACCGATTACGCCCCGGGCACCCACGTGCGCATCCACCCCCTCCTCGACTGGACCGAGCTTCACATCTGGGAATACATCAAGCGCGAAAAAATCCCCACGGTCTCCCTCTATTACGACCGGGGCGCGGGCACGCGTTACCGCAGCCTGGGTTGCGCCCCCTGCCAGGCCCCGATCCCCAGCAAAGCCAAGAACGTCGACGACATCATCGCCGAACTCAAGAGCGGCAAGCTCAAAAACATCGCCGAGCGATCGGGCCGCCTGCAGGACGGCAAACACGGCCTCGAGGAATTACGCCGCGAAGGGTACATGTGA
- a CDS encoding penicillin-binding protein activator LpoB codes for MTRTLALMAAVALLTGCSAKYVRDTDVPTLDKPAMSTGLDRADLERLYNENIQTLLASPVMAEWQNAAVKTGKKSVVAIFPIVNETTEHIDTQLDALLSKMETQLVGTGALSVVSRQRQQQLAEELRLQQSGAFDAAQSAKLGRMLGAKYYVTGKIYDSAERTKGARRVQYFLFMQVIELETSLVAWQKEAALSKGLLK; via the coding sequence ATGACTCGGACCCTGGCGTTGATGGCGGCGGTGGCGTTGTTGACCGGTTGCTCGGCGAAATACGTGCGGGACACGGACGTCCCCACGCTCGACAAGCCCGCGATGTCCACAGGGCTTGACCGGGCCGACCTCGAACGCCTGTACAACGAAAACATCCAAACCCTTTTGGCCTCACCGGTGATGGCGGAATGGCAGAACGCCGCCGTGAAAACCGGCAAAAAATCCGTGGTGGCGATTTTCCCGATCGTCAACGAAACCACCGAACACATCGACACACAGTTGGACGCCCTGTTGAGTAAAATGGAGACCCAGCTGGTGGGCACCGGCGCTCTGTCGGTGGTCAGCCGCCAGCGCCAACAACAATTGGCCGAGGAACTGCGCCTGCAACAGAGCGGCGCCTTCGACGCCGCCCAGTCGGCGAAGCTGGGCCGCATGCTCGGCGCCAAATACTACGTCACGGGCAAAATCTACGACAGCGCCGAGCGCACGAAGGGCGCGCGCCGGGTGCAATACTTCCTGTTTATGCAGGTGATCGAGTTGGAGACCAGCCTCGTCGCCTGGCAAAAAGAAGCCGCCCTTTCCAAGGGCCTTCTGAAGTAA
- a CDS encoding peptidoglycan DD-metalloendopeptidase family protein, whose product MRQYLKLIREDDGRLKEPVRLGFWVTAVACFGIAALWAFARPAHLPIAGSLSIDAALKPVEGRTTTGAFTPGKMLFTVLKSAGVPAPQADGIARAFQPVLDPRSLNEADRYELLQTPDGKFQRLSIARRLERFVVEAAPTGWAVRREPVPLKSVEKSAAGTLADSLWVSMQAQGVAPAVIVGLADIFAWNIDFLTETRGGDRFALQWKEQRTPDGKIVDVKILGAIYDGEATGRHVAVRFMDDYYGEKGESLRKAFLHAPLNFRRISSGFTTRRFHPVFRIYRPHLGTDYAAPTGTPVVSVGDGTVVFRGKKGGFGNLVMVRHNGTYTSYYGHLSRFAKGLSVGSKVRQGQLIAYVGSTGISTGPHLHFQMMKNGSMVNFLTLKMPSLGSVPAARMKAYEQRRDNLVPALEKQLPPNA is encoded by the coding sequence GTGCGGCAGTATTTGAAACTCATCCGCGAAGACGACGGCCGGCTCAAAGAGCCCGTCCGTCTCGGTTTTTGGGTGACGGCGGTGGCCTGTTTCGGCATCGCGGCCCTCTGGGCTTTCGCTCGCCCCGCCCACCTCCCCATCGCGGGGTCTTTGTCCATCGACGCGGCCCTCAAACCCGTCGAGGGACGGACCACCACGGGGGCCTTCACCCCGGGCAAAATGCTCTTCACCGTTCTCAAAAGCGCCGGGGTTCCCGCGCCCCAGGCCGACGGCATCGCGCGGGCGTTCCAGCCGGTGTTGGATCCCCGCTCGCTCAACGAAGCCGACCGCTACGAACTGCTCCAAACGCCCGATGGGAAGTTTCAACGGCTGTCCATCGCCCGGCGGCTGGAACGCTTCGTCGTGGAAGCCGCCCCCACGGGCTGGGCCGTCCGAAGGGAGCCCGTGCCCCTTAAATCCGTCGAAAAATCCGCCGCGGGCACCCTCGCCGATTCCCTCTGGGTTTCGATGCAGGCCCAGGGCGTGGCCCCGGCGGTCATCGTGGGGCTGGCCGATATCTTCGCCTGGAACATCGATTTCCTCACCGAAACCCGCGGCGGCGACCGTTTCGCCCTTCAATGGAAAGAACAGAGGACACCCGACGGGAAGATCGTCGACGTCAAGATCCTCGGCGCGATTTACGACGGGGAGGCCACCGGGCGGCACGTGGCCGTCCGCTTCATGGACGACTACTACGGTGAAAAAGGCGAATCCCTGCGCAAAGCCTTCCTGCACGCCCCCCTCAATTTCCGACGCATCTCTTCCGGCTTCACCACACGGCGTTTCCACCCCGTGTTCCGCATTTATCGACCCCATCTGGGGACGGACTATGCCGCCCCCACCGGGACCCCGGTGGTGAGCGTCGGCGACGGGACGGTGGTCTTTCGCGGCAAGAAAGGCGGCTTCGGGAATTTGGTGATGGTGCGCCACAACGGCACCTACACATCCTACTACGGCCACCTGTCGCGGTTCGCGAAGGGCCTGTCGGTGGGATCCAAAGTGCGACAGGGCCAGTTGATCGCTTATGTGGGATCAACGGGCATTTCCACCGGTCCGCATCTGCACTTTCAAATGATGAAAAACGGGTCCATGGTTAATTTCTTGACGTTAAAGATGCCGTCCCTGGGTTCCGTGCCCGCGGCTCGGATGAAAGCCTACGAACAACGCCGGGACAACCTCGTGCCGGCGCTCGAAAAACAACTCCCCCCCAACGCGTAG
- a CDS encoding sodium-translocating pyrophosphatase, with product MLTFVFATCLAALLVAAYFAWDVLKTDKGTPEMQKIAAAIHTGAQAFLNRQNRTISILFLITGGGIFSLYALLGRQTSEGLDAAFSFLLGSATSLLAGFIGMQVSIRTNIRVASAVRRSLPEALRLALRGGAVSGVAVVALSLLGVGGLFWFMGGQFDPTRVPLRIVGFGFGASFVALFAQLGGGIYTKAADVGADLVGKIEAGIPEDDPRNPAVIADLVGDNVGDCAGRGADLFESTAAENIGAMVLGAALYPVFGVSGVLFPLVARAAGLLAAIGGVFSVRLRGEQEDPMKALNRGYLVTSVLAAVGFYLTVRYLLKDNPWLLAAGLIGLTASYIFVWITQYYTESKYRPVRDIARSSLTGHATLIISGLGYGMESTALPVVTIALALVGSYFCGVHGLAGAGVDPMSAGLYGTAIATMGMLSTCAYVLSMDTFGPITDNAGGIVEMSGQPDSIRRKTDRLDAVGNTTKALTKGYAVGSAALAAFLLFSAYLDEVTHLIGKPFRTVDLAKVEVFVGALLGAMLVFLFSALALRAVGKAAYAVINEVRAQFSEWPGILQGTQEPDYARCVDIVTAAALRQMVWPGVLVVGMPIGVGLLFKSFGVGAETAAGFLMVGTITGILMALFMNNAGGAWDNAKKYVETNAIYGGKGSLAHQAAVVGDTVGDPLKDTAGPSLHVLIKLLATITLVFAPLFV from the coding sequence ATGCTCACTTTTGTTTTCGCCACGTGTCTGGCCGCGTTGCTGGTGGCCGCCTACTTCGCCTGGGACGTTCTCAAAACGGACAAGGGCACGCCGGAGATGCAAAAAATCGCCGCCGCCATCCACACCGGCGCCCAGGCGTTCCTCAACCGGCAGAACCGCACCATTTCCATCCTTTTCTTGATCACCGGGGGCGGCATCTTTTCCCTCTACGCCCTGCTCGGCCGCCAAACCTCGGAGGGACTCGACGCGGCGTTCTCGTTCCTGCTCGGGTCCGCGACCTCCCTGTTGGCCGGGTTCATCGGCATGCAGGTGTCCATCCGCACCAACATCCGCGTGGCGAGCGCCGTCCGACGGAGTTTGCCCGAAGCCCTGCGCCTGGCCCTGCGGGGCGGGGCGGTCAGCGGCGTGGCCGTCGTGGCGTTGAGCCTTTTGGGGGTGGGGGGGTTGTTCTGGTTCATGGGCGGCCAATTTGATCCGACCCGGGTGCCCCTGCGCATCGTCGGCTTCGGGTTCGGCGCGAGTTTCGTGGCCCTCTTCGCCCAATTGGGCGGCGGCATCTACACCAAGGCCGCGGACGTCGGCGCGGATTTGGTCGGCAAAATCGAGGCCGGCATTCCCGAGGACGATCCCCGGAACCCCGCGGTCATCGCGGATTTGGTGGGCGACAACGTGGGCGATTGCGCGGGGCGCGGCGCGGACCTTTTTGAATCGACGGCGGCCGAAAACATCGGGGCCATGGTGTTGGGCGCCGCGCTGTACCCGGTGTTCGGGGTGAGCGGGGTGTTGTTCCCGCTGGTGGCCCGGGCCGCCGGTTTGCTGGCGGCCATCGGCGGCGTGTTCTCCGTGCGTTTGCGGGGCGAGCAGGAAGATCCCATGAAGGCCCTCAATCGGGGCTACCTCGTGACCAGCGTGCTCGCCGCGGTTGGATTTTATCTCACCGTCCGCTATTTATTGAAAGACAACCCCTGGCTGTTGGCCGCCGGATTGATCGGCCTGACGGCGTCCTACATTTTTGTCTGGATCACCCAGTACTACACCGAGTCGAAGTACCGCCCGGTCCGGGACATCGCCCGCTCCTCCTTGACGGGCCACGCCACCCTCATTATTTCGGGCTTGGGTTACGGAATGGAAAGCACGGCCCTGCCGGTGGTGACGATCGCCCTGGCGCTGGTGGGTTCGTATTTCTGCGGCGTCCACGGCTTGGCCGGCGCGGGGGTGGATCCCATGAGCGCCGGTCTCTACGGCACGGCCATCGCCACCATGGGCATGCTGTCGACCTGCGCCTACGTGCTGTCCATGGACACTTTCGGGCCGATCACCGACAACGCGGGCGGCATCGTCGAGATGAGCGGCCAGCCCGACAGTATCCGACGGAAAACCGACCGTCTCGACGCCGTGGGCAACACCACCAAGGCCCTCACCAAGGGGTACGCCGTGGGGTCCGCCGCGCTGGCGGCCTTCCTGCTGTTTTCGGCTTATCTGGACGAAGTCACCCATCTCATCGGCAAGCCCTTCCGGACCGTGGACCTGGCCAAGGTGGAGGTGTTCGTGGGGGCCCTGCTGGGGGCGATGTTGGTGTTCCTTTTCAGCGCCCTGGCCCTGCGCGCGGTGGGCAAGGCGGCCTACGCCGTCATCAACGAGGTGCGCGCCCAATTCTCCGAATGGCCGGGCATTCTGCAGGGAACCCAGGAGCCGGATTACGCCCGTTGCGTGGACATCGTGACGGCGGCGGCGCTCCGGCAAATGGTGTGGCCGGGCGTTCTGGTGGTGGGCATGCCGATCGGGGTGGGTTTGCTCTTTAAATCTTTCGGCGTCGGCGCCGAGACGGCCGCCGGGTTTCTCATGGTCGGCACGATCACGGGGATCCTGATGGCCTTGTTCATGAACAACGCCGGCGGGGCCTGGGACAACGCGAAGAAGTATGTCGAAACCAACGCCATCTACGGCGGCAAAGGCTCCCTGGCCCATCAAGCGGCGGTGGTGGGCGACACCGTCGGCGACCCGCTAAAAGACACCGCCGGGCCCAGTCTTCACGTTCTCATCAAGCTGTTGGCCACCATCACCCTCGTCTTCGCGCCCCTCTTCGTCTGA
- a CDS encoding NAD(P)-dependent alcohol dehydrogenase, producing MIPVRGYAAPQPGAPLKPHAFERRSPVRHDVVIDILYCGICHSDIHSARGEWGEGTFPLVPGHEIVGRVSGRGPKTRRFKVGDVVGVGCYVESCGACPSCRSNLEQHCARGPVFTYGDKDRFGRTTQGGYSTRIVVDENYVLRIPRGLPPDKAAPLLCAGITTYSPLRRWNIGPGKTLGVVGLGGLGHMAVKFGAAMGARVLVISTSPRKAPEARRLGARGFLLSTDKKGLAKHASSLDLVIDTVSANHPMEPLFDLLKRDGTLVMVGASPTALAVPPFALILGRKQLAGSLIGGLKETQEMLDYCGRRKITPDIETIAPAEINRAYARVVKGDVRYRFVIDCGKF from the coding sequence ATGATCCCCGTTCGTGGTTACGCCGCGCCCCAACCGGGCGCCCCCCTTAAGCCCCACGCCTTTGAACGCCGGTCCCCCGTCCGCCATGACGTCGTGATCGACATTTTGTATTGCGGAATTTGCCACAGCGACATCCACTCCGCCCGCGGCGAATGGGGCGAGGGAACATTTCCCCTGGTGCCCGGCCACGAGATCGTCGGGCGCGTGAGCGGCCGGGGCCCCAAAACCCGCCGGTTCAAGGTCGGTGACGTGGTGGGCGTGGGTTGTTACGTGGAGTCCTGCGGGGCCTGCCCTTCTTGTCGCTCGAATTTGGAACAGCATTGCGCCCGGGGCCCCGTCTTCACCTACGGGGACAAAGACCGATTCGGCCGCACCACCCAGGGCGGATACTCCACCCGCATCGTGGTGGATGAAAATTACGTCTTGCGGATTCCGCGCGGCCTCCCGCCGGACAAGGCGGCCCCGCTCCTTTGCGCCGGCATCACGACTTATTCCCCCCTGCGCCGTTGGAACATCGGCCCCGGCAAAACCCTGGGCGTCGTCGGCCTCGGCGGCCTGGGGCACATGGCGGTCAAGTTCGGCGCGGCGATGGGAGCCCGGGTCCTCGTGATCAGCACGTCCCCCCGGAAAGCCCCGGAGGCCCGGCGCCTGGGGGCCCGCGGTTTTCTTTTGTCCACCGACAAGAAAGGTCTGGCGAAGCACGCCTCGTCTTTGGATCTCGTGATCGACACGGTGTCCGCGAACCATCCCATGGAACCCTTGTTCGATTTGTTAAAGCGGGACGGCACCCTCGTGATGGTGGGCGCCTCGCCGACGGCGTTGGCGGTGCCCCCCTTTGCGCTGATTTTGGGGCGCAAGCAATTGGCCGGGTCGCTGATCGGCGGCCTTAAGGAGACCCAGGAGATGTTGGATTACTGCGGTCGACGTAAGATCACGCCGGACATCGAGACCATCGCCCCGGCCGAGATCAACCGCGCCTACGCGCGGGTGGTCAAGGGCGATGTGCGGTATCGGTTCGTGATCGACTGCGGAAAGTTTTAG
- a CDS encoding adenylyl-sulfate kinase, with product MNIVVVGHVDHGKSTVVGRLFADTGSLPEGKLEAVRKECARTGKPFEYAFLLDALSDEQDQGITIDTARSFFKTERRDYIIIDAPGHIEFLKNMISGAARAEAAVLVIDAKEGVRENSRRHGYLLSMLGIRQIVVCVNKMDLVDRSEERFRAIEKEYREFLKGIGAAEPRQFIPVSAVNGENLAVKSTRMEWHLGPMLLECLDAFEKAPPKADRPLRLPVQAVYKFVSQGDDRRIVAGRIESGRVRVGDRVVFSPSNKVSTIKSIEAFNAPERTDIDAGWSTGFTLSEEIYVTRGEIMSHEATAPLVSTRLRANLIWLGKRPLEKGRDYKLKIHTQALPVRLLEIRKVIDASAKDAGAQTKDHVGRHDVADVVLETRQPVAFDEIGQNEATGRFVLVDGYDIAGGGIVTAAERDEKEDLRAEARLRDFHWIRGGVSAADRARRFAHRAALVMFVGKAGVGKHRYARAVERALFDKGRAVYMLDGTNVLLGVDSDLIWTASTQSELVRRFAEVAHLFLDAGLLVVSTTNAIGLADVGAVQALVPDFPLLVVEINPAGGAVSASDLRLTGQEPEETVIERVTALLLQRLITQ from the coding sequence ATGAACATCGTGGTCGTCGGCCACGTGGACCACGGCAAAAGCACCGTGGTGGGGCGCCTCTTCGCCGACACGGGGTCCCTGCCCGAGGGGAAGCTCGAGGCCGTGCGCAAGGAATGCGCCCGCACCGGCAAGCCCTTCGAATACGCCTTCCTCTTGGACGCGCTCTCCGACGAACAAGACCAGGGCATCACCATCGACACGGCCCGGTCGTTCTTTAAAACCGAGCGGCGCGATTACATCATCATCGACGCCCCGGGGCACATCGAATTCCTGAAGAACATGATTTCCGGCGCGGCCCGCGCCGAAGCGGCGGTGCTTGTCATCGACGCCAAGGAGGGCGTGCGCGAGAACAGCCGCCGGCACGGCTACCTGCTGTCCATGTTGGGCATTCGGCAGATCGTCGTCTGCGTCAATAAAATGGATTTGGTGGACCGGAGCGAGGAACGTTTTCGCGCTATCGAAAAAGAGTACCGCGAATTTTTGAAGGGCATCGGCGCGGCCGAACCTCGTCAATTCATCCCTGTCAGTGCGGTCAACGGGGAAAACTTGGCCGTGAAGAGCACCCGCATGGAATGGCACCTCGGCCCCATGTTGTTGGAGTGCCTGGACGCCTTTGAAAAAGCCCCGCCCAAGGCCGACCGCCCGCTCCGTCTGCCGGTGCAAGCCGTTTATAAATTCGTCAGCCAGGGCGACGACCGCCGCATCGTGGCGGGGCGCATTGAATCGGGCCGCGTGCGGGTGGGGGACCGGGTCGTTTTCTCACCTTCCAACAAGGTCAGCACGATCAAATCCATTGAAGCCTTCAACGCCCCTGAACGGACCGACATCGACGCGGGGTGGTCCACCGGGTTCACCCTCTCCGAGGAAATTTACGTCACGCGCGGCGAAATCATGAGCCACGAGGCGACAGCGCCCCTGGTCAGCACCCGCTTGCGGGCGAACCTGATTTGGTTGGGCAAGCGGCCCCTGGAAAAAGGCCGCGACTACAAGCTCAAGATCCACACCCAGGCCCTGCCCGTGCGGCTCCTTGAAATCCGCAAGGTGATCGACGCGTCGGCCAAGGACGCGGGCGCCCAGACCAAGGACCACGTGGGGCGCCACGACGTGGCCGACGTCGTCCTCGAAACCCGCCAGCCGGTGGCCTTCGACGAAATCGGCCAGAACGAAGCCACGGGGCGATTCGTGCTGGTGGACGGTTACGACATCGCGGGGGGCGGCATTGTCACCGCGGCGGAAAGGGACGAAAAAGAGGATTTACGCGCCGAGGCGCGCCTGCGGGACTTCCATTGGATTCGGGGCGGGGTGTCGGCGGCGGACCGCGCGCGCCGGTTCGCCCACCGGGCGGCGCTCGTCATGTTCGTCGGCAAGGCCGGCGTCGGCAAACACCGCTACGCCCGCGCCGTGGAACGGGCGCTCTTCGACAAGGGGCGCGCCGTTTATATGTTGGACGGCACCAACGTGCTTCTGGGCGTCGACAGCGATTTGATCTGGACGGCCTCGACCCAGTCCGAATTGGTGCGCCGTTTCGCCGAGGTGGCCCACCTGTTCCTGGACGCCGGTCTCCTCGTGGTGTCCACGACCAACGCCATCGGTTTGGCGGACGTCGGCGCCGTCCAGGCCCTCGTCCCGGATTTCCCGCTCCTGGTGGTGGAGATCAACCCCGCCGGCGGCGCCGTCTCCGCCTCGGACCTCCGCCTCACCGGCCAGGAGCCCGAAGAAACCGTCATCGAACGGGTGACGGCCCTTCTGCTCCAGCGGCTAATCACGCAGTAA
- a CDS encoding HEAT repeat domain-containing protein, with the protein MIPTRIFAMAVLAVSMGCARRPAEGLVKQLRSPNPETRIRGAEGVLAQKPPAVEVLPALTDAFRDPRAKVYTAAARATLSLGNPGVDALARLLSDKDAWVRCRAAETLGLARPVAARAVPQLLRALEDHDFCVTGKSVDALGVIGEPAVPGLLELLKDNNPAIRRNAGDALGRMPLNLQAQAVEVLLPAFKDKDEFTRGEAAMRLAGMGGVAAPVFLTALQGSDVDLKLRALDGLEEIADTRAEVVNALMETLADPSRTVRLRASAVLGRLGQKDEKMAERLLPLLQSKDTKVLHGVMSALGDMGAAGAVALTDLIRLMDTHADSAIRSEASEALFKMGLTESITAAERRNMDEYRRNNVP; encoded by the coding sequence ATGATCCCAACAAGGATTTTCGCGATGGCGGTGTTGGCGGTTTCGATGGGGTGCGCCCGCCGGCCGGCGGAGGGTTTGGTCAAGCAGTTGCGTTCCCCCAACCCCGAGACGCGGATCCGGGGCGCCGAAGGGGTGTTGGCCCAAAAGCCCCCGGCCGTTGAAGTCTTGCCCGCGCTGACCGACGCTTTTCGGGACCCCCGCGCCAAGGTATACACGGCCGCCGCCCGGGCGACCCTCTCCCTGGGGAACCCCGGCGTCGACGCCCTGGCCCGACTCCTCTCCGACAAAGACGCCTGGGTTCGTTGTCGCGCGGCGGAGACCCTGGGCCTCGCCCGCCCCGTGGCGGCCCGGGCCGTCCCCCAGCTCCTGCGGGCCCTGGAGGACCATGATTTCTGCGTGACCGGAAAATCGGTGGACGCCCTGGGCGTCATCGGGGAGCCGGCGGTGCCCGGACTGCTCGAGCTTTTGAAGGACAACAACCCGGCGATCCGCCGCAACGCCGGGGACGCCCTCGGGCGCATGCCCTTAAACCTCCAGGCCCAGGCCGTCGAGGTGCTCCTCCCCGCGTTCAAAGACAAGGACGAATTCACCCGCGGCGAAGCCGCCATGCGTCTCGCGGGCATGGGGGGCGTGGCGGCGCCGGTGTTTTTGACCGCGCTGCAAGGGAGCGACGTCGATCTGAAGCTCCGGGCGCTGGACGGTTTGGAGGAGATCGCGGACACCCGGGCCGAGGTGGTCAACGCCCTGATGGAAACCCTGGCCGACCCGTCGCGGACGGTGCGGCTGAGGGCCTCGGCGGTTTTGGGGCGGTTGGGCCAAAAGGACGAGAAAATGGCCGAGCGCCTTTTGCCGCTTCTGCAGTCGAAGGACACGAAAGTCCTGCACGGCGTCATGTCCGCCCTGGGGGACATGGGGGCGGCGGGCGCCGTCGCCCTGACCGATTTGATCCGCCTGATGGACACCCACGCGGATTCGGCGATCCGTTCCGAAGCCTCCGAGGCGCTCTTTAAAATGGGCCTCACGGAATCCATCACCGCCGCCGAGCGCCGCAACATGGACGAGTACCGGCGGAACAACGTGCCTTGA
- a CDS encoding Dabb family protein, whose translation MIEHIVLFKLKTDASEDQKRGMLNALLDLKDRIPGILHASAGVNFSARAQGYTHGFVIRFKDRAALDAYLPHPAHVVVVETHVKPLSEGVLALDYEI comes from the coding sequence GTGATCGAACACATCGTCCTGTTTAAACTCAAAACCGACGCGTCGGAGGACCAGAAGCGCGGGATGTTAAACGCCCTTTTGGATCTAAAAGACCGCATTCCCGGCATACTTCATGCCTCGGCGGGGGTCAACTTCTCGGCCCGCGCCCAGGGGTACACCCACGGCTTCGTGATCCGTTTCAAGGACCGCGCCGCCTTGGACGCCTATTTGCCCCACCCCGCCCACGTCGTGGTGGTTGAAACCCACGTCAAACCCCTCAGCGAGGGCGTTTTGGCCCTCGACTACGAAATTTAG
- a CDS encoding rhomboid family intramembrane serine protease — protein MFFLFPVWPRVRTFPLITASLILALAFVFSITWPLEKRGRSVVGGDDERNLARDMVRVLSTESTLSEADRAQLRVAPAAADFPSPGLKNLFDRVEGNKSLLSSRTRYEWDNLYPVHRAFQQTRTARPEATSPFRSYGYFKNRPWPGILTHLFLHGGVAHLVFNLLFLWCFAGVLEPTVGKHVLTIFIGGGLGAAVAQVLWGIPPDVPMVGASGAISALMGFGLASMPHMKTKIFYVLAPFLSVKYGSFDAPLWFFLPLWVFQQVLMALLTRNNALVEVGYGAHLGGFVLGAAAGFTFRLFKPELCRATREESPW, from the coding sequence GTGTTTTTCCTCTTCCCCGTTTGGCCCCGGGTCCGGACCTTTCCCCTCATAACGGCGTCGCTGATCCTCGCGCTGGCCTTCGTCTTTTCGATCACCTGGCCACTGGAAAAACGGGGGCGCTCCGTGGTGGGCGGCGACGACGAGCGCAACCTCGCCCGGGACATGGTCCGCGTTCTTTCAACGGAGTCCACCCTTTCCGAGGCCGACAGGGCCCAACTGCGCGTTGCGCCCGCCGCGGCCGATTTCCCTTCCCCGGGGCTCAAAAACCTCTTCGACCGCGTGGAAGGGAACAAGTCCCTGCTCAGCTCCCGAACGCGTTACGAATGGGATAATTTATATCCCGTTCACCGGGCTTTCCAACAAACCCGAACGGCGCGCCCCGAAGCCACGAGCCCTTTTCGGTCCTACGGGTATTTTAAAAACCGGCCCTGGCCGGGAATTCTCACGCATCTCTTTTTGCACGGCGGGGTGGCGCACCTGGTGTTCAATCTGTTGTTCCTGTGGTGTTTCGCGGGGGTGCTGGAGCCGACCGTCGGCAAACACGTGTTGACGATTTTCATCGGCGGCGGCCTGGGCGCGGCGGTCGCCCAGGTACTTTGGGGCATTCCCCCCGACGTGCCCATGGTGGGGGCGTCGGGGGCCATCTCGGCCCTCATGGGTTTTGGCCTGGCGTCAATGCCCCACATGAAAACAAAAATCTTCTACGTGCTCGCGCCCTTCCTGTCGGTGAAGTACGGTTCGTTCGACGCGCCGCTTTGGTTCTTTCTTCCCCTGTGGGTGTTTCAACAGGTCTTGATGGCCCTGCTGACGCGGAACAACGCCCTGGTGGAAGTGGGGTACGGCGCCCACCTGGGCGGGTTTGTGTTGGGCGCCGCGGCGGGCTTCACTTTTCGTCTCTTTAAACCGGAACTTTGCCGCGCGACGCGGGAGGAGAGTCCATGGTAA